In Spirochaetae bacterium HGW-Spirochaetae-1, the genomic stretch CATCCCACCCGACAGAATACACGGTATTTTTGATTCATTCCAGCAGGGTGACGGATCCATATCAAGAAAATACGGGGGAACGGGGCTGGGGCTTGCCATTACCCGGGACCTGGTGACATTGCATGGGGGTACTATCCGTGTCGAATCTGTTCACGGACACGGTTCCACATTCATTTTCACACTGCCTCTAACGGACAGGTTTTTTAAAAGTCAGAACGATATAATGATTCAGGAATACACGGAGGTATCTGAAAATGACAATCTTCATTTTATGCCCGATGAAGTGCATGCGCTTAAGGTGCTGAAAATGGAATCGGCGGGATCGGCCGGGACTATCCTGATCGTCGATGACGAGGAGGTCAACCTGCAGGTCCTGACCAATTATCTCAGCCTCGAGGGCTTCCGCATAGAGATAGCTACGGGAGGAGTTGAGGCCCTGAATTATATGGAAACGAATGAACTTCCCGATATGCTTCTGCTTGATGTCATGATGCCCGTTATGTCGGGATACGAGGTGTGCAGAATTCTGCGAGAAAAATATCCTTCATATCAGCTCCCCATACTCATGCTGACGGCAAAAAACAGGACGCAGGATATCATGACGGGATTTCAGGCCGGAGCCAATGATTATATTACCAAGCCTTTTGACAGGAGTGAACTTCTCTCAAGGGTGCAAAACCTCATCAGCCTGAAATGGAGTGTCAAGAGCTATAACGAACTATCCCTCCTCAAGGAGGAGCTTTCCATTGCCCGAAAGATCCAGCAGGCCATCATTCCCGCCGACACTCCTTTGATGAAAGGGTTGACAATAGAGGCGTTATACGAACCCATGCTGGCCGTTGGCGGGGATTTTTACGATTTCTGCCGCGTTGACGAAGGTATCATGGGTATATTTATCGCCGATGTGACAGGGCACGGAGTGCCGGCCGCCATTATCGGTTCCATGCTGAAGGCGGCCTTTTCCATGTCCAGGGACAGGGCCTCGGATCCGGCGGCTCTTCTGAAAAATATCAATGATGTCATGTTCAACCACATTTCCGGAAGGTTTGTGTCTGCCAGTTATACCTTTATCGACAGCAGCCGGGGAAAACTTATAACCTCCGGTGCCGCACACTGGCCCGTGTACATCTGGCGCAAGGAGACACGGGAGATGTTTGAAGTAATGGCCAAAGGGAGGCTTATCGGTTATCAGGAAAATTCTCAGTATGTAAACAGAGAGTTCGATATACGGAAAGAGGACAGGATATGTTTCTTTACCGATGGAATCATCGAGGAGCGGAATGCCCAAGGGGAAATGTTCGGCGAGGACAGGTTCAAGCGGTACATCATGGAAAACCGGGATCTGCCGTTGCCGGAATTCCAGGCTGGACTGATAGATGCTCTTGGAAAATGGTCCGGGCCAAAGCCCGACGAAACATTCGAGGACGATATAACCCTGATCCTTGTTGATATTACCGAATAGTTCCAAGACGTATACGTAAAAGATAGGGCTGATATTCTGTCGGATGTATATAAATGGCGTACATGGTTTTTCCGAAGGATATGACCTCTTTTCCTGAATAATACCAGGGAGCCTGGACTTTATCTTCAACCCGCACCGACGGTGCCTCGTAGATGACCTTCTTCTCCGCTCTATTCAGGCCGGCGAAATCCTCAAAATTTACGAGTATTACTTTCCCCGAGAATACCTGGCAGTACACGATAATATACGACCGGAGATATTCATTATAACTCAGTGAACATTCGCCGGCCACATCATTGAGAAAGGAATCACCTTTTAACATGATGCGGGTCCAGGACCCATTCCCCGTAAGAAATTCATATGAACCGGAGTCTTCGATGTGCTCAACTGGTACCCGGGCGATCTTCACCGGAGCCCTGAAGTCCCGTGTCGAATACTGACCAATAGTATAGATGTATCCGTCTTTGCGGAAGACTGCCGCTCCGAAGGCAGGCGGCGCGCCGGTGAAAATATCCTTCAAACGTACAAAAGATACGGGATCGCCAGGCTTCCACCCCGCGGGAATATCCCACCGGGCCAGTCCCACGGATTTAACCCTGAAGGACAGGGCCTTAGCGGGGTTTTCAATATAAACATGCACATAATAGACATATACTCGATTATCAATCCGTATGCCGTCAAAAGCCCAGAGACGGTCAAGTGTGGGGTTTTCGCCTGGTTTATGTTTCAGAAAAGATACCAGCTTCCCCTTTTCGCGGTAATAGGTAAACTTGAGAGAAGTTATATTATTTTCCGTCACTTTTTCAGTGAAGGCAAGTGTGTTATGGATCATGCCCGTCATGGCGGCCCGTTCTGCAAAGGGAGCGTCGGGTGAGACTTCCTTTTTCCATGAGCCGGTAATGGTATCACCGAAGGTCCAGAGCGTTATCTCGTCGGAGAAGGGAATGGACGTCACGCCGTCCTGGCCCAGGACATGCTCCAGCCGGCTCGTTCCGAAAACGCCCAGGTTCTCCACGCGGTATTGGCAGGCAATGAAAAACAGCGGCAATATAATGGAGAGAAGCAAGTAGTTTTTATTTATTTTCATGAGGAGATTTTAAATAAAACAAGTTCTTTCTTCAAGACAAAAAGTATGAATGCAAGGGAATTAATTTAATTGAAGATGTCCAGGTTGGTTGGAGATGGGTCACGGACCGGCGACGCAGCGGACAAAATTTATATTTTCTATCTTATTTGTAGGATAAACAGTTCCATAGACAAAATCAACAGTTAAAGCATAATTGTCTTTATCTGCGGGATCAGCATCGATGGAACGTGCATTGTATGTCGTAGATGACCAGTACACACTTGATATTGGAGAGCCAGGGCTAATATCTACACCTGGAAATATATTCTCATCGATTAGAGGGTATGTTGATCTGTACACAGCTAATATACTATGTAACTCTCGTATATTAGGTAGGCGCCATTCATATTTGTTATTATCATAGTTAAGATTTTCACATATGTCCAAAGCATCTTCCCATAAAAATTTTCCCGATGATGCTGAACATTCATATGTTGTATCAACTTTACCATCAGCAGTCAATGAACACCGTGTCCATACAAGATTGGTAATTGGATCAGTATATGTTATATAATCATTATTGCAATAGCTAAGAGTCAATACTGTTAGCATCATAAATGCTGCAGAGATTGCTTTTTTTATTTTCATGCTTTTGTATTAGTTCTATCTTATCTTATTGGTTTCTGACACAGCGCACGAAACCATATTCGTAGTCAAAGGTATTTGAGTTTGCGACGCCATTATAGAAATTAATGGTTCTTGCATAATCACTGGAGAAAATTAAAGACGATGTCCAATATTTTTTTATATCAGTTGAGAAAGCAAGCACAAACAATTCTGTTAAGGAATTTGCAAATCCTCCAATATCCTTGTAAATAGTGTTTGGAAAGAATGTTTCGTTAATTGCCGCCTCGTTTGATTCGGTATTCCCAAAATATGTAATTGAAAATAATTCATGGGAAGTAGGTAACCGCCAATCATCATAACCTGCGAAAATTAGATTTTCACAGGAGCTCTTGGCATTAGTCCATGTATATGCTCCTTCATTCGGGGGAGTCCCTGAATGATCAATACCGCTGCAGTCAGCACTTGAATCAATTACGCCACCTGAATCCATTGAACATTTGGTCCACATGAGACTTGTAATGTTATCAACTACGACATCATCCCCTCCTAGAGTTTGGGATGTATATGACATGGCTGGAAGATTTAAGTAATCACTATCTTCACCGAAGTGATTGGTATTACTGTCAACTTGCCCGGTATCAGTAATGGGGAAGTATATTTTGTGTATTTGTTCTAAACCATTATAATCGACATAATTATTTTCTTCATTAATTGTATCAATCATGTCATCATCAAAGCAAGCCGATACCGTCGTGGTCAAAGTGATCAGACAGATAAGAACTATCAATCCAGGAAAATGCTGAGGTAAATTCTTTATAGTCATACCCTGTTTTTTATAATCGATTAAATAATGCAGCAACTTGATTTCAATCTAAGTTTGTTATAATAGAATTGCATATTACGAATATTCTGTGTCTTTCATTAAAATATAAATAATTTTGAACCGCCCGGCAAGGTTTATTTGAACAATTTATAAAAAAATGTCGGTTATGCTCTCTAATCGAGTCTTATGTCACGCAATGTTTATGTATATAGTGAACAAAGTTAATTTTATTGTAAAGAACAAATCAATCTCTGATTAATCAGGAATTGCACTTGTATTGTTAAGACCTGCATGGTACTTTAAATGCAAACCGTCCGGAAGGACGGATAATCACCTTCTTACAGGATATCCGTCAATGAAAAAATCATCGGGGAACCTCTCGCATAAGAAAAGAAAATTAGTCATTGCTCTTATTATTCTTACCGCGGCAATGTCAGCAACCTGTTATGAGAATGAAGACGTGACACCACGGATGACACAGAATTCTTCCGATGGCGGTGTCTCGGGAGAAGACGGTATTTACCTTGTTGGATCCGGCATATATGATATAACCGGTCCGGCTGCGGAAGTGGGGATGATGGGATTTGCCGTCATGGAGCAGAAGACCTCGGGCATACATATGAGGCTGCGGTCCCGTGCCTTTATCATAGGCGACGGAAATAAGCGCGTGGTTTTTGTCAGCACCGATACGGGCATGATGTTCCAGGCCGTAAAAATGAAAGTAGCGGAGAAATTGCAGAGCGATCCGGAACTGGGGAAGTATTATGATGAATCCAATGTATGCCTCTCGGCCATCCATACTCACAGCGGCCCCGGAGGGTATTCCCATTACTTCATGTATAATGTCACCATACTTGGCTTCATAGAAGATAATTTCAATGTCATAGTCGAGGGGATTTATGAATCGATAAAACGAGCCCACAATAATCTCCAACCGGGAAAAATTCTCATCAACACAGGCACACTGGACAACTGCGGATGGCAGCGGTCTGACTTCGCTTATCAAAATAATCCCCAAAATGAAAGAGACCTGTATAAAAGCAACACGGACACCAGTTTCACTCTCCTGAAACTGGTTACGCTTGAAGGCGAGGAAGTGGGGATGATTAACTGGTTTGCCGTGCATCCCACCAATATAGGACCGGAAAATACCCTTATCAGCGGTGATAACAAGGGCTACGCCTCCTACCTCTTCGAAAGGGACAAGGGAACGGATTACCAGGCTGAAAGGACTTTCGTCGCAGCTTTTGCCCAGGCCAATGCCGGAGATATATCGCCCAACGTTCCTTACGGCCCGGCCCCCGACAGTATCGATTTTAAAACAAACACCGGGCTGCATGAGGTCACCATGCGTCAATATGAGAAGGCTGTGGCACTATACAATGGCGCAGCGGAGTATGTGAAGGGAAGCGTGGATTTCAGGCATGAGTATAAAGATATGAGAACACTTTTCGTTGAAGAAAAAAACTGTGTTACCTGCGCAGCGGCAATGGGAGCCTCTTTTGCATCGGGCAGTCCCAGCGATAATCCGAGCCCGGCACCTCTTTTCCCTCCCGGTGTAACGCGCGACAGCATTGACTGGACTGAAGACGCAAAAACTGCATTCCTGGCGGAATTTTTCCCGGCTGTGCTGGGGATAATATGGCCCGACACCCTGGATGAGGCATATGTGG encodes the following:
- a CDS encoding alkaline ceramidase; amino-acid sequence: MTQNSSDGGVSGEDGIYLVGSGIYDITGPAAEVGMMGFAVMEQKTSGIHMRLRSRAFIIGDGNKRVVFVSTDTGMMFQAVKMKVAEKLQSDPELGKYYDESNVCLSAIHTHSGPGGYSHYFMYNVTILGFIEDNFNVIVEGIYESIKRAHNNLQPGKILINTGTLDNCGWQRSDFAYQNNPQNERDLYKSNTDTSFTLLKLVTLEGEEVGMINWFAVHPTNIGPENTLISGDNKGYASYLFERDKGTDYQAERTFVAAFAQANAGDISPNVPYGPAPDSIDFKTNTGLHEVTMRQYEKAVALYNGAAEYVKGSVDFRHEYKDMRTLFVEEKNCVTCAAAMGASFASGSPSDNPSPAPLFPPGVTRDSIDWTEDAKTAFLAEFFPAVLGIIWPDTLDEAYVECHEEKPILIPTGIMALNLKNIPMTPQIMPVQVLKVGSLIIAAQPTEVTTMAGRRLKFSVLDEMKGSGVKYAVVAGLANSYASYMATREEYAMQSYAGACTQFGPNELAAFQQEFRRLCAAMKKGEKVEKVITPPDLSGEQHNFLPGVVFDDKPVDVEYGDTVVEPAAEYNIGDTVEAVFWGGHLRNNPMIQKTFLEIVKVDEQGNDLAVVARDWNPETELRWKRDGIAYSKITIRWRTENASRGMYVIRHYGYEKSGWTGRISPYEGETKPFTLQ